The following coding sequences are from one Clostridioides difficile ATCC 9689 = DSM 1296 window:
- a CDS encoding TerD family protein codes for MAIVLKKGQKIDLTKGNPGLKNIKLGLGWDTNSFDSGYDYDLDVSVFMVGESQRVEKDEDFIFYNNLKHPSGAVEHLGDNRTGEGDGDDEEILVNLETMPKHIQKIAVTVTIYEAAERRQNFGQVSNSYIRVLNSENDEEILRYDLGEEFSIETAITVCEIYKYNGEWKFSAVGAGFEGGLEALCRNYGLNV; via the coding sequence ATGGCTATAGTATTAAAAAAAGGACAAAAAATCGATTTAACTAAGGGAAATCCAGGTCTTAAAAATATAAAACTTGGACTAGGATGGGATACAAATTCATTTGATAGTGGCTATGATTATGATTTAGATGTAAGTGTTTTCATGGTTGGAGAATCTCAAAGAGTTGAAAAAGATGAAGATTTTATATTCTACAATAACTTAAAACATCCATCTGGAGCAGTTGAACACTTAGGTGATAATAGAACTGGTGAAGGTGATGGAGATGATGAGGAAATATTAGTGAATTTAGAGACAATGCCAAAGCATATACAAAAGATAGCTGTAACAGTTACAATATATGAGGCTGCTGAAAGAAGACAAAATTTTGGACAAGTAAGCAACTCATATATAAGAGTATTAAATTCTGAAAATGATGAAGAAATATTAAGATATGACTTAGGTGAAGAATTTAGTATAGAAACTGCAATTACAGTATGTGAGATATATAAGTATAATGGAGAATGGAAGTTTAGTGCAGTTGGAGCAGGATTTGAAGGTGGCTTAGAAGCACTTTGTAGAAACTATGGCTTAAATGTTTAA
- a CDS encoding metal-dependent hydrolase, producing the protein MIKETHERGGYIFALLILPFINNLYLVKYDIAYKIVLIIIYIYFAYLGSLFPDIDMRGSYISKKFMLIYKLFGSRFRHRGFTHSLIALLLIYSFFKSLTIFTNNNIVFSCLSSGFIIGYLSHLCLDLITKEGIELFYPITINISLLPIKTNSKTEKFISKLLNFIVIFLIGYQFYILL; encoded by the coding sequence ATGATAAAAGAAACACATGAAAGGGGAGGTTATATATTCGCACTTTTGATACTCCCCTTTATAAACAATCTATACCTAGTTAAATACGATATTGCATATAAAATAGTATTAATTATAATTTATATTTATTTTGCATATTTAGGTTCTTTATTTCCAGATATAGATATGAGAGGTTCTTACATAAGTAAAAAATTTATGTTAATATACAAATTATTTGGAAGTAGGTTTAGACATAGAGGGTTTACTCACAGTCTAATTGCCTTATTACTTATTTATAGTTTTTTTAAATCTCTGACAATCTTCACTAACAATAATATAGTTTTCTCATGTTTGTCCAGTGGGTTTATAATAGGATATCTATCTCACTTGTGTCTTGACCTTATTACTAAAGAAGGTATTGAATTGTTTTATCCCATTACCATAAACATTTCTTTACTACCTATAAAAACTAACTCAAAAACAGAAAAATTCATATCTAAGCTATTAAATTTCATAGTTATTTTTTTGATTGGATATCAATTTTATATTTTATTATAG
- a CDS encoding trypsin-like peptidase domain-containing protein translates to MICTIKPLKISIKKSTEPLIEFISDTTYKNKGSSYIKEVYFTRYIGVDDSIDKYIEKIKNIDTYFFNNPTIPYIRLNNLKINFDKEQTDKMLKIFNIYDSSKFNSWDLYNIDFPCKIENDTLNWTKKIVFKNTLDLFSTSMPNCTSSIIKNFAVKLLCWMDYFLPKLFYNKVKTTISPKIVYFGNIKRQELFFLYFLSQLGCDILYINPNKDILDLYPECSKFSTLFELSRKTPNILEIPFERHITNINYSENTNKTSPTTNKPNSKNTLNNTNLTSKKIVQDEEVELSYEDLAKLSASVVMIVVCNNENKPFKSGSGVVINNEGYILTNLHVVNDGYSFLVRFENDDKVYTSYQIIKYHSDYDLAVIKVNRKCKPIPVKVSKKPVRGQKIVAIGSPLGLFNTVSDGIISAFRDFETVQMIQFTAPISSGSSGGALLDMFGNLLGLISAGYDDGQNLNLAVESNLVKIFANNFIEIVN, encoded by the coding sequence ATGATTTGTACTATTAAACCATTAAAGATTTCAATAAAAAAGTCTACTGAACCTCTAATTGAATTTATATCTGATACTACCTATAAAAATAAGGGTTCTTCATATATTAAAGAAGTCTACTTTACAAGATATATAGGTGTTGATGATTCAATTGATAAATACATAGAAAAAATTAAAAATATAGATACTTATTTTTTTAATAATCCTACAATTCCCTATATTAGATTAAACAATCTAAAAATAAATTTTGACAAAGAACAAACAGATAAGATGCTTAAAATTTTTAATATTTATGATAGTTCTAAGTTTAACAGTTGGGATTTATATAATATCGACTTTCCATGTAAAATAGAAAATGACACCTTAAATTGGACTAAAAAGATTGTATTTAAAAATACTTTAGATTTATTTTCCACAAGTATGCCAAATTGTACATCCTCTATCATCAAAAACTTTGCAGTTAAACTTTTGTGTTGGATGGACTATTTTCTACCTAAATTATTTTATAACAAGGTGAAGACTACTATTTCACCAAAGATAGTATACTTTGGAAATATTAAAAGGCAAGAACTTTTTTTCTTATATTTTTTATCACAACTTGGGTGTGATATTTTATATATAAATCCAAATAAAGATATTCTTGATTTATATCCTGAATGTTCAAAATTTTCTACTCTATTTGAACTTTCTAGGAAGACTCCAAATATATTAGAAATACCTTTTGAAAGGCATATTACAAATATAAATTACAGTGAAAATACCAATAAGACTTCTCCTACTACGAATAAACCTAACTCTAAAAATACACTTAATAACACAAATCTAACATCTAAAAAAATTGTACAAGATGAGGAAGTAGAACTTTCTTATGAAGACCTTGCAAAGTTATCAGCTTCTGTTGTTATGATTGTTGTGTGCAATAACGAAAATAAACCGTTTAAGAGCGGTTCTGGAGTAGTAATAAATAATGAAGGTTATATACTTACGAATCTTCATGTAGTCAATGATGGGTATTCATTTTTAGTTAGATTTGAAAATGATGATAAAGTTTATACATCTTACCAAATTATAAAATACCATTCAGATTATGATTTAGCTGTGATAAAGGTTAATAGAAAATGCAAGCCAATACCTGTTAAAGTCAGTAAAAAACCTGTGAGAGGTCAAAAAATAGTTGCAATTGGAAGCCCTTTAGGTCTTTTTAATACAGTTTCAGATGGAATTATTTCAGCTTTTCGTGATTTTGAAACGGTTCAAATGATACAATTTACAGCTCCAATCTCTAGTGGTAGTTCAGGAGGAGCTCTTTTAGATATGTTTGGAAACTTACTAGGATTGATTTCCGCTGGATATGATGATGGACAAAACTTAAATTTAGCTGTTGAAAGTAATCTTGTCAAAATATTTGCCAATAATTTTATTGAGATAGTAAACTAA
- a CDS encoding TerD family protein — protein MSINLSKGDKIDLKKSNPGLSNILVGLGWDPVQQSGGGFFKSLFGGGQADIDCDASVFMLNQEGKLSGIKDLIYFGNLKSACKSVLHTGDNLTGEGTGDDEQILVNLDKVPSNIHKLLFVVNIYNCVDRKQHFGMIENAYIRVEDQGNKKEIAKYNLSDNYSEKTTLIVGAIYRKDGSWQFKAIGEGTKDAGLKEVMQNLDRIECAYGI, from the coding sequence ATGTCGATTAATTTATCAAAAGGTGATAAAATAGATTTAAAAAAATCTAACCCAGGACTGAGTAACATACTTGTAGGTCTAGGATGGGACCCTGTGCAACAATCTGGAGGAGGTTTTTTTAAATCGTTATTTGGTGGAGGACAAGCTGATATAGATTGTGATGCATCTGTATTTATGCTTAATCAAGAAGGTAAATTAAGTGGAATAAAAGATTTAATTTATTTTGGAAATCTAAAAAGTGCCTGTAAATCAGTTTTGCATACAGGAGACAATCTAACTGGTGAGGGTACAGGTGATGATGAACAAATCCTAGTTAATTTGGATAAAGTTCCATCAAATATTCATAAATTATTGTTTGTAGTAAATATATACAATTGTGTAGATAGAAAACAACACTTTGGAATGATAGAAAATGCCTATATAAGAGTTGAAGACCAAGGTAATAAGAAAGAGATAGCAAAATACAATCTATCTGATAATTATTCTGAAAAAACTACTCTTATAGTAGGAGCTATATATAGAAAAGATGGAAGTTGGCAATTTAAAGCAATTGGTGAAGGAACAAAAGATGCGGGTCTTAAAGAAGTAATGCAAAATTTAGACAGGATTGAGTGTGCATATGGAATTTAA
- the vanT gene encoding serine racemase VanT catalytic subunit — protein MIRNKSYAGLDYFRIIAALLIIAIHTSPLLSYSKMADFVLTSIIARIAVPFFFMLSGFFLISTYNYNCNKLKSFLKNVLFIYGIAIVIYIPLNIYTGYFSMNNLVPNIIKDIVFDGTLYHLWYLPASIIGASIAYFLVKKLGLKYSLVITIVIYVIGMFGDSYYGFLEKIPLLKNLYGYIFEVSDYTRNGIFFAPVFFILGGIISNKSNYMSTKNSLIGFLISFLLMLCEGMFLHKLGVQRHDSMYIMLLPCMYFLFTALTFLKGSRARLLRTSSLIIYIIHPMMIVVIRMFSKIFGIQTVLVDNSLIHYIVVSIASFIASIIIILILKPLKKDLKGEHKVNTNRAWIEIDLNNLEHNVKMIQKAMPEDCELMAVVKANAYGHSAFEVATCANQIGVKAFAVATIDEGIDLRRYGILGEILILGYTNPIRAKELHKYNLTQSVIDLNHAISLNKQKYNIKSHIKIDTGMHRLGFDVNDVRSILKAFKLKYLDICGIFTHLCVSDSLKDEDVDFTNKQIECFYKLIDFLLKKGVKIPKVHIQSSYGFFNYPNLKCNYVRIGIALYGILSSPNDTTKLQLDLRPVLSLKSQVILIRKIQKDDSFGYGRVFIASRDSVIAILSIGYADGIPRNLSCGKSYVIINGCRAAIVGRICMDQLAVDITDIPNVEVGNTAIIIGRDNLSELSASEVANNSCSISNELLSRVGRRLNVIKK, from the coding sequence ATGATTAGGAATAAATCTTATGCAGGGCTTGATTATTTTAGGATTATAGCTGCATTACTTATAATTGCAATTCATACATCTCCATTATTATCATATAGTAAAATGGCTGACTTTGTGTTAACTAGTATAATTGCTCGTATTGCTGTGCCATTCTTTTTTATGCTATCAGGCTTTTTTCTAATTTCAACATATAATTATAATTGTAATAAACTGAAATCTTTTCTAAAAAATGTATTATTTATTTACGGGATAGCTATTGTAATTTATATTCCCTTAAATATTTACACTGGATATTTTTCCATGAATAATTTAGTGCCCAATATTATTAAGGACATTGTATTTGATGGGACTTTATATCATTTATGGTATCTTCCTGCATCAATTATTGGTGCAAGTATTGCATACTTTCTTGTAAAAAAACTAGGTTTAAAGTACTCACTAGTAATCACTATTGTTATTTATGTAATTGGTATGTTTGGTGATAGTTATTATGGTTTTTTAGAAAAAATACCACTATTAAAGAATTTATATGGGTATATTTTTGAAGTATCAGATTATACACGAAATGGCATATTTTTTGCACCTGTATTTTTCATACTTGGTGGAATAATATCTAATAAATCTAATTATATGTCAACTAAAAATAGCTTGATTGGATTTCTTATATCATTCTTACTTATGTTATGTGAGGGAATGTTTTTACATAAACTAGGGGTACAGCGTCATGATAGCATGTATATTATGTTATTGCCATGTATGTATTTCTTATTTACAGCCTTAACATTTTTGAAAGGTTCTCGAGCTAGGTTATTGCGAACATCATCATTAATTATTTATATTATACATCCTATGATGATTGTTGTTATTCGTATGTTTTCTAAAATATTCGGAATACAAACTGTCTTGGTTGACAATAGCCTTATTCATTATATAGTGGTAAGTATAGCATCTTTTATAGCTTCTATAATTATTATATTGATTCTTAAACCTCTAAAAAAAGACTTGAAAGGAGAACATAAGGTAAATACCAATAGAGCTTGGATTGAAATTGATTTAAATAATTTGGAACATAATGTAAAGATGATACAAAAAGCTATGCCAGAAGATTGTGAATTGATGGCAGTTGTAAAAGCTAATGCCTATGGTCATAGTGCTTTTGAAGTAGCGACTTGTGCAAACCAAATAGGTGTAAAAGCATTTGCAGTAGCAACAATAGATGAGGGGATTGATTTACGTCGATATGGAATACTAGGAGAAATATTGATTCTTGGATATACTAACCCAATAAGGGCAAAGGAACTTCATAAATACAATCTTACACAGAGTGTTATTGACCTTAATCATGCTATCTCTTTAAACAAACAGAAATACAACATAAAATCACACATTAAAATTGATACAGGTATGCACAGACTGGGTTTTGATGTTAATGATGTGAGGTCAATTTTAAAGGCATTTAAATTAAAATACTTAGATATATGTGGCATATTTACACACTTGTGTGTTTCAGATAGTCTGAAAGATGAAGATGTAGACTTTACAAATAAACAAATTGAATGTTTTTATAAGTTAATTGATTTTCTGTTAAAAAAAGGTGTAAAAATTCCTAAAGTACATATTCAAAGTAGTTATGGTTTTTTTAATTATCCCAATCTTAAGTGTAATTATGTAAGAATTGGAATTGCATTATACGGGATATTAAGTTCTCCAAATGATACGACTAAATTGCAACTTGATTTACGACCTGTTTTATCCTTAAAATCACAAGTAATTCTTATTAGAAAAATACAAAAAGATGATAGTTTTGGATATGGAAGAGTCTTTATTGCAAGCAGAGATAGCGTAATTGCTATATTATCTATTGGCTATGCCGATGGTATACCTAGAAATTTATCCTGTGGAAAAAGTTACGTAATAATAAATGGTTGTAGAGCAGCAATAGTGGGTCGAATTTGCATGGACCAACTTGCTGTTGATATTACAGATATACCTAATGTAGAAGTTGGTAATACGGCAATAATAATAGGAAGAGATAATTTATCTGAATTATCTGCTTCTGAAGTTGCAAATAACTCATGTAGTATATCAAATGAATTATTGAGCAGAGTAGGAAGGAGGTTAAATGTTATAAAGAAGTAA
- a CDS encoding TVP38/TMEM64 family protein encodes MQYIQELLDLTQNYWVLATIIGLLSAFIESFIPALPLVAIVTANAAIQGLFIGCLLSWIGSGLGTTSLFLLISRFNDSKLFNKLRNSKTEKAISWMDKQGFKLLFIAYACPFMPGCLVTIASAFGKKDLKDFVPAMLAGKFVMFIVISYVASDIEGFITSPLKIASFILLVFLSWKIGNRVNKNLENHNYDFHHKKHHNDKDDKMI; translated from the coding sequence ATGCAGTATATACAAGAATTACTTGATTTGACTCAAAATTATTGGGTGTTAGCCACAATAATCGGCTTATTAAGTGCATTTATAGAAAGCTTTATACCAGCCTTACCACTTGTTGCTATAGTTACAGCAAATGCTGCAATACAAGGATTATTTATTGGATGTTTGTTATCATGGATTGGCTCAGGACTTGGGACAACTTCATTATTCTTATTAATAAGCAGATTTAATGATAGTAAGCTTTTTAATAAGTTGAGAAATAGTAAAACTGAAAAAGCAATAAGTTGGATGGATAAACAGGGATTTAAGTTATTATTTATAGCGTATGCCTGTCCATTTATGCCCGGTTGTTTAGTTACTATCGCATCAGCTTTTGGTAAAAAAGATTTAAAAGATTTTGTGCCAGCAATGTTGGCAGGAAAATTTGTAATGTTTATAGTTATAAGTTACGTGGCAAGTGATATAGAAGGTTTTATAACAAGTCCTTTAAAGATAGCATCATTTATATTATTGGTGTTTTTGTCATGGAAGATTGGAAATAGAGTAAATAAAAATCTTGAAAATCATAATTATGATTTCCATCATAAAAAACATCACAATGATAAAGATGATAAAATGATTTAG
- the asnB gene encoding asparagine synthase (glutamine-hydrolyzing) codes for MDGNISIYYKGDISKKEDIKFKIKESVNNTRLSSRIEYKDEEKTFDFERFNVIDAIYGNKPFEKDGKVIVFNGNIYNYHEIKEELIKKGHNFTTNDDIEVLLASYIEFGKNCVHKIKGMFNFIIYDRENESIFGARDLFGIKPLYYINKENAIIFSSEYKFLLEYMKNLNINERSLQSYFSFQYVLPEDTMIQGIRLIPAGHYFRVENGILSLKRYNKLEFRSSTKFFYTKNHLGNRDVNEDDIRNIVVDSIVTHMEEEKEIGTFLSGGIDSSIITTVASQINPNIKSFSAGFSVKGYSELEVAKKTADKLGIENIQINITQDEYIKSLPNVIYSLDDPIADPSEVGLYFLIKEAGKHVKVALSGEGADELFGGYNIYKEYSTMKSVVNSPTYIKSILGRVSELMPNIKGRNYLYRATTPLEKRYIGNAKVFENSEVKRFFFKYKEKNIYEYLLSNLYRDAQKNNYDYISKMQHIDVNTWLQGDILQKISKLSTAEQVELRVPFLYKDVFDVAKNLRMEQKINKNNTKVLLREAFREIVPEHVVQRKKLGFPTPIRVWLKDSLGDIVKETIYNSNVDEFIDKKYAIKLLDTHLKGHRDNSRKIWTIFTFCLWHQLFIEHKNVEY; via the coding sequence ATGGACGGCAATATTTCAATTTATTATAAAGGTGATATATCTAAAAAAGAAGATATTAAATTTAAAATAAAAGAATCTGTAAATAATACAAGACTTTCTAGTAGAATAGAGTATAAGGATGAGGAAAAAACTTTTGATTTTGAAAGATTTAATGTAATTGATGCTATTTATGGAAATAAACCATTTGAAAAAGATGGAAAAGTTATTGTTTTTAATGGAAATATATATAACTATCATGAAATAAAAGAAGAATTAATTAAAAAAGGACACAATTTTACTACAAATGATGATATTGAAGTCTTATTGGCATCTTATATAGAATTTGGTAAGAATTGTGTACATAAGATTAAAGGAATGTTCAACTTTATAATCTATGATAGAGAAAATGAAAGTATATTTGGAGCAAGAGATTTATTTGGGATAAAACCACTCTATTATATAAATAAGGAAAATGCAATAATTTTTTCCTCAGAGTATAAGTTTTTACTTGAATATATGAAAAATTTAAATATAAATGAAAGAAGCTTACAAAGTTATTTTTCATTTCAATATGTACTTCCTGAAGATACTATGATACAAGGAATAAGGCTGATACCAGCAGGTCACTATTTTAGGGTAGAAAATGGTATACTATCTTTAAAGAGATATAATAAACTTGAGTTTAGAAGTAGTACAAAATTTTTTTATACTAAAAATCACTTAGGCAATAGAGATGTGAACGAGGATGATATAAGAAATATAGTAGTAGATTCAATAGTAACTCATATGGAAGAGGAGAAAGAAATTGGAACATTTTTGTCTGGTGGAATAGATTCATCTATTATAACTACTGTGGCTTCACAAATTAATCCAAATATAAAATCTTTTTCTGCAGGCTTTAGTGTCAAAGGATATAGTGAATTAGAAGTAGCAAAGAAAACAGCTGATAAGTTAGGTATAGAAAATATCCAGATTAATATAACACAAGATGAATATATAAAATCATTACCGAATGTAATTTATTCTTTGGATGACCCTATAGCAGACCCTTCAGAAGTAGGTCTTTATTTCTTAATTAAAGAGGCAGGTAAACATGTTAAAGTAGCATTGTCTGGAGAAGGAGCAGATGAATTATTTGGAGGATATAATATATATAAAGAGTATAGTACTATGAAATCAGTTGTCAATTCACCTACTTATATTAAAAGTATATTAGGAAGAGTTTCAGAACTTATGCCAAACATAAAAGGAAGAAATTATCTTTATAGAGCTACAACACCATTAGAAAAAAGATATATAGGAAATGCAAAAGTTTTTGAAAACAGCGAAGTAAAAAGATTCTTTTTTAAGTATAAGGAAAAGAATATATATGAATACCTGTTGTCTAATTTGTATAGAGATGCACAAAAAAATAATTACGATTATATAAGTAAAATGCAACATATAGATGTGAATACATGGCTTCAAGGCGATATACTTCAAAAAATTAGCAAACTTTCTACAGCTGAGCAGGTTGAACTTAGAGTACCATTTTTATATAAAGATGTATTTGATGTAGCAAAAAATTTAAGAATGGAGCAAAAAATAAATAAGAATAATACAAAAGTTTTACTTAGAGAGGCGTTTAGAGAAATAGTCCCAGAACATGTTGTTCAAAGGAAAAAATTAGGATTTCCAACTCCAATAAGAGTTTGGTTAAAAGATTCTCTAGGGGATATTGTAAAGGAAACTATTTATAATTCAAATGTAGATGAATTTATAGATAAAAAATATGCAATAAAACTTTTAGATACGCATCTTAAAGGTCATAGAGATAATTCGAGAAAAATATGGACTATATTTACATTTTGTCTATGGCATCAATTATTTATTGAGCATAAAAATGTCGAGTATTAA
- a CDS encoding TerD family protein has translation MGITLSKGQKVDLTKGNPGLKNILVGLGWDTNKYDGGFDFDLDTAAFLTGASGSVTNDGDFVFYNNLKHTSGAVEHLGDNRTGEGDGDDEQIVVDLSKIPGEISKISFTVTIHDATERRQNFGQVSNSYIRIVDKDTNEELIKYELGEDFSIETAIVVAEIYKHNGEWKFNALGSGFEGGLAALCGNFGINL, from the coding sequence ATGGGTATAACATTATCAAAAGGCCAAAAGGTTGATTTAACTAAAGGAAATCCAGGTCTTAAAAATATTTTAGTAGGTTTAGGATGGGATACTAACAAGTATGATGGTGGATTTGACTTTGATTTAGATACAGCAGCATTTTTAACAGGAGCAAGTGGAAGTGTTACTAATGATGGAGATTTTGTATTTTACAACAATTTAAAACATACATCTGGAGCAGTTGAGCATCTAGGAGATAACAGAACTGGCGAAGGTGATGGAGATGATGAACAAATAGTTGTTGATTTATCTAAGATTCCTGGAGAAATAAGCAAGATTTCTTTTACTGTTACAATTCATGATGCAACAGAAAGAAGACAAAATTTTGGACAAGTAAGTAATTCTTATATAAGAATAGTAGATAAAGACACAAATGAAGAGTTAATAAAGTATGAATTAGGAGAAGATTTTAGTATAGAAACAGCTATAGTAGTAGCTGAAATATATAAGCACAATGGAGAATGGAAGTTTAATGCACTAGGTTCTGGCTTTGAAGGTGGTCTTGCTGCATTATGTGGAAACTTTGGAATAAACTTATAA
- a CDS encoding superoxide dismutase, whose amino-acid sequence MKKKILIPVIMSLFIISQCITSFAFTPENNKFKVKPLPYAYDALEPYIDKETMKLHHDKHYQAYVDKLNAALEKYPELYNYSLCELLQNLDSLPKDIATTVRNNAGGAYNHKFFFDIMTPEKTIPSESLKEAIDRDFGSFEKFKQEFQKSALDVFGSGWAWLVATKDGKLSIMTTPNQDSPVSKNLTPIIGLDVWEHAYYLKYQNRRNEYIDNWFNVVNWNGALENYKNLKSQD is encoded by the coding sequence ATGAAGAAAAAAATATTAATACCAGTTATTATGTCTTTATTTATAATCTCACAGTGCATAACTTCATTTGCTTTTACACCTGAAAATAACAAATTTAAGGTTAAACCATTACCTTATGCATATGATGCACTTGAACCTTATATAGATAAAGAAACAATGAAACTGCATCATGATAAGCATTATCAAGCTTATGTTGATAAATTAAATGCTGCTCTTGAAAAATATCCTGAGCTTTATAATTATTCTTTATGTGAATTATTGCAAAATTTAGATTCTTTACCTAAAGATATTGCTACAACTGTAAGAAATAATGCAGGTGGAGCTTATAATCATAAATTCTTTTTTGATATAATGACACCAGAAAAAACCATACCTTCTGAATCTTTAAAAGAAGCTATTGATAGAGACTTTGGTTCTTTTGAAAAATTTAAGCAAGAGTTCCAAAAATCTGCTTTAGATGTCTTTGGTTCTGGTTGGGCTTGGCTTGTAGCTACTAAAGATGGGAAATTATCTATTATGACTACTCCAAATCAGGATAGCCCTGTAAGTAAAAACCTAACTCCTATAATAGGACTTGATGTTTGGGAGCATGCTTACTATTTAAAATATCAAAATAGAAGAAATGAATACATTGACAACTGGTTTAATGTAGTAAATTGGAATGGTGCTTTAGAAAATTACAAAAATTTAAAATCTCAAGATTAA
- a CDS encoding M15 family metallopeptidase translates to MMNNILLDKNKEDKMTNTILLTKDKVYDGNLILVNAFLPVKTSEDIDLIPVDTRFPSILMKREATNILQNILKSICGINEIVPVSGYRTAEEQQDIYSSSLRDNGKDFTKKFVALPNHSEHQTGLAIDLGLKKEVIDFICPEFPYNGICNEFRKAALHYGFIERYQCKKEEITGISQEPWHFRYVGYPHSEIINKMNLALEEYIEYIKRFSYTNCLKIEDKEKIIEIFYVPIHTKEEVRISIPEQCVYQISGNNKDGFIVTFWRNRKD, encoded by the coding sequence ATGATGAATAATATTTTATTAGATAAAAATAAAGAAGATAAAATGACAAATACTATCTTATTGACTAAAGATAAAGTTTATGATGGGAATCTAATTCTAGTAAATGCTTTTTTACCAGTTAAAACATCTGAAGATATAGATTTAATTCCTGTAGATACAAGGTTTCCAAGTATTCTTATGAAACGTGAAGCTACAAACATTTTACAAAATATTTTAAAAAGTATATGTGGAATAAATGAAATAGTACCTGTAAGTGGATATCGTACTGCAGAGGAACAACAAGATATATATTCAAGTTCTCTGCGTGACAATGGAAAAGACTTTACTAAAAAGTTTGTAGCACTTCCAAATCACAGTGAACATCAGACAGGGCTTGCTATTGATTTAGGGTTAAAGAAAGAAGTTATAGATTTTATCTGCCCTGAATTTCCTTATAATGGTATTTGTAATGAGTTTCGTAAGGCAGCACTACATTATGGTTTTATAGAGCGTTATCAGTGTAAAAAAGAAGAAATAACAGGAATATCTCAAGAACCATGGCATTTTCGTTATGTGGGATATCCGCATTCTGAGATTATCAATAAAATGAATCTCGCTCTTGAAGAATATATAGAATATATTAAGAGATTTTCGTATACAAATTGTTTAAAAATAGAAGATAAAGAAAAAATTATAGAAATCTTTTATGTGCCTATTCATACTAAAGAAGAAGTGAGAATCTCTATACCTGAACAATGTGTATATCAAATATCGGGTAACAATAAGGATGGTTTTATTGTGACATTTTGGAGAAATAGAAAGGACTAA